Proteins encoded in a region of the Thermoanaerobaculia bacterium genome:
- a CDS encoding AMP-binding protein, whose amino-acid sequence MNTLAVYQRLPAPARDLAASLRGLSLRRWRYGPETERLVDETLDRDGWSAAAWRRWREERLARVLHRAATRVPFYRSLWEERRAHGDRRSWERLENWPLLTKEALRRAPRAFLADDVDPRRMYRERTSGTTGLPLDVWWSRGTVRMWFAIYEARIRRWNGVGRGDRWAILGGQPVLPPGSRRPPYGVVNRPMRQLYLSANHVSPDTAPAFVEALRRWEPTHLIGYPSSLAFLAREAARRARARPESLRVVITNAEPLLPWQREAIAEGLCPAVRETYGMAEIAAAGSECPEGALHEWPEVGWIETRRDDEDCSAEPGETGRLVSTGLLNSDMPLVRYAVGDRGRLAADASCACGRLLPVFSAIEGRSNDLLVAPDGRRVFWVNPVFYGLPIREAQIVQETRDGVRVRLVAGAGFGAADRSAIEERLRMRMGRIRVAFEECDAIPRGANGKFQAVVCRVPPEGPAPAAEAVRA is encoded by the coding sequence ATGAATACGCTCGCCGTCTATCAGCGGCTCCCCGCGCCCGCCCGGGACCTCGCCGCCTCGCTGCGCGGACTGTCGCTTCGCCGCTGGCGGTACGGCCCGGAAACGGAGCGGCTCGTCGACGAGACGCTCGATCGCGACGGATGGTCGGCGGCGGCGTGGCGACGCTGGCGGGAGGAGCGTCTCGCGCGGGTGCTCCACCGCGCGGCGACCCGCGTCCCGTTTTACCGCTCCCTCTGGGAGGAGCGGCGCGCGCACGGAGACCGCCGCTCCTGGGAACGCCTCGAGAACTGGCCTCTCCTGACGAAGGAGGCGCTCCGCCGGGCGCCGCGCGCGTTCCTCGCCGACGACGTCGATCCGCGCCGGATGTACCGCGAGCGCACGAGCGGGACGACCGGTCTCCCGCTCGACGTCTGGTGGTCGCGCGGGACGGTCCGAATGTGGTTCGCGATCTACGAGGCGCGGATCCGCCGGTGGAACGGGGTCGGGCGCGGCGATCGATGGGCGATCCTCGGCGGCCAGCCCGTCCTTCCCCCCGGGTCGCGGCGGCCGCCGTACGGGGTCGTGAACCGCCCCATGCGGCAGCTGTATCTCTCGGCCAATCACGTCTCTCCGGACACGGCGCCGGCTTTCGTCGAAGCGCTCCGCCGGTGGGAGCCGACGCATCTCATCGGGTACCCTTCGTCGCTCGCGTTCCTCGCGCGCGAGGCGGCGCGGCGCGCACGGGCGCGGCCGGAGAGCCTCCGGGTCGTGATCACGAACGCGGAGCCGCTCCTGCCGTGGCAGCGCGAGGCGATCGCGGAAGGGCTCTGTCCGGCCGTGCGCGAGACGTACGGCATGGCCGAAATCGCCGCCGCGGGGAGCGAATGCCCGGAGGGGGCGCTCCACGAGTGGCCCGAGGTCGGCTGGATCGAGACCCGTCGCGACGACGAGGACTGTTCCGCCGAGCCGGGGGAGACGGGGAGGCTCGTCAGCACGGGCCTGTTGAACTCCGACATGCCGCTGGTCCGGTACGCCGTCGGCGATCGAGGCCGGCTCGCCGCCGACGCCTCCTGCGCGTGCGGCCGCCTCCTTCCGGTCTTCTCGGCGATCGAGGGCCGCTCCAACGACCTCCTCGTCGCCCCCGACGGACGGCGCGTCTTCTGGGTCAACCCCGTCTTCTACGGGCTTCCGATCCGGGAGGCGCAGATCGTCCAGGAGACCCGCGACGGCGTGCGGGTGCGGCTGGTCGCGGGCGCCGGTTTCGGCGCGGCCGACCGGAGCGCGATCGAGGAGCGGCTGCGGATGCGGATGGGCCGCATCCGTGTGGCG